The sequence ATCTCTTCCGTGGCCGTACGAAACACCGGGGCCGTACCCGTGGCACGGCACCGGCGCGGGCCGGGGGCGCCGGCTCGCGGCACCCCCGGCACGGTGATCAGTTCTCCTGGGCCAGGCGCTTGTTGATCTCGCCTTCGACCTGCTTGGCGGCCTCGGCCGGGGACTTACCGTTCAGCACGGAGGTCATGTAGGACTTGATCGGGTTGGGGTTGTTCTCCACCGCGCCCCACGCGGGGATCAGCGGGGTGGTGCCGCCGACCGCGGCGCCCGGGGCGATGGCCTCGGCGACGAGGTTGCCCTTCAGGTTGGACTCCAGCGCCTTCTTGTTCGGGATGACGCCGTTGAGCTTGGCCAGTTCGCCCTCGTACTGGTCGGACAGGGCGATCTTCAGGAACTCCTTGGCCAGTTCCTGCTTCTTGCTGCCCGCGGCGACGGCGAGGTTGGAGCCGCCGAGGAAGACGCTCTCGGGCTTGGCCGCGGTCTCGCCGGGGATGGGGAAGTAACCGAGGTCCTTCTCGATGTCCTTGTTGGCGGCGACCGCCGTGGCGGCCTCCCAGCCCATGCCGATGAAGGCACCGGTCTTGCCGTTGGCGAACACCTCGCCCTGCTGCGGGGTGGCCTCGTCCTTGTCCTTGGGCGCCTTGGAGTAGGAGGCGTACTTCTTGTAGATCTCCATGGCCTTGGCGACCTTGGGGTCACCGAGGTTGGAGACGTACTTGTCGCCCTGCTTCTTCACCAGGTCGGCGCCCTGGCCGAGGGTCAGGCCGTCGAAGAAGTACCAGTTCTGGCCGGGCATGTAGATCGGCTCGGCCTCGGTCTTCTTGCCGATGGTCTCGAGGTCCTTGAAGAACTCGTCCCGGGTCTTGGGAATGTCCTTGATGCCGGCCTCGGCCCAGATCTTCTTGTTGTAGACGACCACGCGGCTGGTGAAGAACCAGGGCGCGGCGTACTGCTTGCCGTCGTAGACGGAGGACTCGGAGACCGCCGGCGTCCAGTCGGTGCCGATCTCCTTCTTCAGGTCGTCCAGTTCGGCGAGACCGCCGGTGGCCGCGTAGGCCGGGGTCTGGGTGTTGCCGACCTCGATCACGTCCGGCGGGGTGGACTCGGAGAGAGCGGTGGTGATCTTCTGCTGGATCCCGTCCCACTTCTGCGTCTCGAACTTCACCTTGGCGCCGGTCTTCTTCTCGAACGCGGCGGAGACGTCCTTGACCCACTGGTCCGGGGTGGAGCCGTCCATCGCCCAGACGGTGAGCGTCTCGCCCTTGAAGCTGTCCGGTCCCGCCTTCTTGCCCTCGTCGCCGTCGTCCCCTCCGCACGCCGACACGGAGACCATCATGCCCGCGATCACGATCGCGGCCGCAAGCTTGCGCTTCACGCCACCCTCCTCAGGGATGCCACTAACCCCCCACGCCCTCGGCGGTGACCTGCGTACGACGCTGTTGCACGTAGGGCTCGGGACCTGGCCACTAATGGTGTAGACCAGTACGGTGGAGCTTGGCCTAGACCTTTTGGAGTGTCAAGGGTGGTTCGGGAAGCCGGTCCCGGCCGTTACGAGAAAGTCACCGGAGCGCGTCCCTCCGCGTTCCGCCCCTTTCGCCCGGACCGTTCAGTTGGACTAGACCATACGGGAGTTGGTCGCTATAACGGGAGCCCATCGACACAGCCGGGAAGGCAGGCATGACCACCGACGTCAGCAGCGCCCATCCGCACCGGGGGGCGCCCGGCCGCACCGCGCGGGTGCCGAAGTACTACCGGATCAAGCAGCAGCTCCTGACGATGGCCGAAGCACTGCAACCCGGATCGGTCATGCCCGCCGAACGGCTGCTCGCCGTCCGGTTCGACACCTCACGGACCACCGTGCGGCAGGCCCTGCAGGAACTCGTCGGCGAGGGCCGGCTCGACCGGATCCAGGGCAAGGGCACCTTCGTCGCGCAGCCCAAGCTGTACCGCACGCTCCAGCTCACCTCGCACACCGAGGACATGCGCGCGCAGGGCCTCACCCCGGCCTCGCAGGTGCTGGACATCGGGGAGGTGCCGGCCGACGGGCACCTGGCGGGCCTGCTCGGCATCGGGACCGGCGAACGGGTGCTGCGCATCGAGCGGCTGCGGCTGGCCAGCGGCGACCCGATGGCCATCGAGACCACCCATCTGTCCGTGCGGCGCTTTCCCGGCCTGCGCCGCTCCCTGGACACCTACCCCTCGCTGTACACGGCGCTCGCCGAGGTCTACGGCGTCCATCTGGCCGAGGCCGACGAGACCATCGAAACCTCGCTGTCCACTCCGCGCGAGGCGCAGCTGCTGGCCACCGACGTGGGGCTGCCGATGCTGCTGCTGTCCCGGCACTCGCGGGACGCGGAGGGCACGCCGGTGGAGTGGGTGCGCTCGGTCTACCGCGGCTCCCGCTACAAGTTCGTCGCCGCCCTGCGCCGGCCGGGCGGCACGGTGGTCCGGCGCAGGGCGGCCCCGCCGGAGGGGGACGGGCTCTGATCCGGCGGGGAGCGGGCCTCAGCCCGTAACGAGCGTGACGTCCCGCTCCGACTCCGCGTGGAAGACCGGCAGCACGATGATGCCCGAGGGGCGCAGCTCCAGGCCGGTGGCCTGCACCCGCGCCGTCCCCGGCTTCAGCGTCTGCCCGTAGGGCTTGCCGGAGTTCTGCCAGCGGTGCTCGACGCCGTCGCAGCGGGCGGCGCTGCCGCCGATGCCCTGCCGGTCGGCGGTGTCGCCCTGGCCGACCGAGGAGCCGATGAACGCCGGGCCGGTGGCGCCGGAGCAGCGGTAGCTGCCGGACAGCGTGACCGTGCCGTCGGCAGCGATCCGGCCGGTCGCGTCGACGGTGACGTACTCGCCGGGTGCGGCGGCGGCCGGACCGGCGGCGGCGCACAGCAGGGCCGCGGCACCGGCGGCGGCGAGGAGGGAACGGCGGACGGGCATGGGATACCTCCCGGTTTCCAGGGGCTGAGGGCTTCCACTGGTACCGGGCGGCCGGGCCGGCGGGCGTGACCGTCACCCCTACGGTGGCGCGTCCATGCTCCTGACGGTTGTGCCGGCGACCGGCGGATCAGGGCAGTACGGCGAACCCGTCCAGCTCCACCAGCGCCCGCTCGTCCCACAGCCGTACGACCTGGACGACGGCCATCGCCGGGTAGTCGCGGCCCGCCGACTCCCGCCAGATCCGGCCCAGTTCGCGGGCGTGGGCGCGGTAGGCGGCGAGGTCCGTGGCGTAGACGGTGACCCGGGCCAGGTCGGCGGGGGTGCCGCCGGCCGCGCGCAGGGCGGCGAGGAGGTTGCCGAGGGCCCTGCCGAACTGCTCGGGCAGCGTCTCGCCGGTGATCGTGCCGCCGGCGTCCAGGGCGGTCTGGCCGGCCAGGAACACCACCCGGGAGCCGGTGGCGACGACGGCGTGGCTGAAGCCGGCGGGCGGGGACAGCCCGGGCGGGTTGACGCGTTCGGCCGTCATCGGGCCTCCTCGGCGGCCGTGGCGTACAACTCCTTGGCGATGATGCCCCGCTGCACCTCGCTGGCCCCTTCGTAGATGCGCGGCGCGCGCACCTCGCGGTACAGGTGTTCCAGGAGGTGACCGCGGCGCAGGGCGCACGCGCCGTGCAGCTGGACGGCGGTGTCGACGACGTACTGCGCGGTCTCGGTGGCGAGCAGCTTGGCCATCGCGGCCCGCCGGGGCACGCCGTCGGCCCCCGCGTCGTACGCCGAGGCCGCCGCGTACACCATCAGCCGGGCCGCCTCGGTGCGCAGGGCCATCTCGGCGACCTGGTGGGACACGGCCTGGAGGTCGCGCAGGGTGCCGCCGAAC comes from Streptomyces sp. SCL15-4 and encodes:
- a CDS encoding extracellular solute-binding protein — translated: MKRKLAAAIVIAGMMVSVSACGGDDGDEGKKAGPDSFKGETLTVWAMDGSTPDQWVKDVSAAFEKKTGAKVKFETQKWDGIQQKITTALSESTPPDVIEVGNTQTPAYAATGGLAELDDLKKEIGTDWTPAVSESSVYDGKQYAAPWFFTSRVVVYNKKIWAEAGIKDIPKTRDEFFKDLETIGKKTEAEPIYMPGQNWYFFDGLTLGQGADLVKKQGDKYVSNLGDPKVAKAMEIYKKYASYSKAPKDKDEATPQQGEVFANGKTGAFIGMGWEAATAVAANKDIEKDLGYFPIPGETAAKPESVFLGGSNLAVAAGSKKQELAKEFLKIALSDQYEGELAKLNGVIPNKKALESNLKGNLVAEAIAPGAAVGGTTPLIPAWGAVENNPNPIKSYMTSVLNGKSPAEAAKQVEGEINKRLAQEN
- a CDS encoding GntR family transcriptional regulator — its product is MTTDVSSAHPHRGAPGRTARVPKYYRIKQQLLTMAEALQPGSVMPAERLLAVRFDTSRTTVRQALQELVGEGRLDRIQGKGTFVAQPKLYRTLQLTSHTEDMRAQGLTPASQVLDIGEVPADGHLAGLLGIGTGERVLRIERLRLASGDPMAIETTHLSVRRFPGLRRSLDTYPSLYTALAEVYGVHLAEADETIETSLSTPREAQLLATDVGLPMLLLSRHSRDAEGTPVEWVRSVYRGSRYKFVAALRRPGGTVVRRRAAPPEGDGL
- a CDS encoding DUF6299 family protein → MPVRRSLLAAAGAAALLCAAAGPAAAAPGEYVTVDATGRIAADGTVTLSGSYRCSGATGPAFIGSSVGQGDTADRQGIGGSAARCDGVEHRWQNSGKPYGQTLKPGTARVQATGLELRPSGIIVLPVFHAESERDVTLVTG
- a CDS encoding RidA family protein, with translation MTAERVNPPGLSPPAGFSHAVVATGSRVVFLAGQTALDAGGTITGETLPEQFGRALGNLLAALRAAGGTPADLARVTVYATDLAAYRAHARELGRIWRESAGRDYPAMAVVQVVRLWDERALVELDGFAVLP